In the Drosophila willistoni isolate 14030-0811.24 chromosome 3R, UCI_dwil_1.1, whole genome shotgun sequence genome, GCAATTTTAGTTCCTTGACGTTTTCTATGGTGGCTGATTGGGACGAGACTTGAGGGTGGCAATTCTGTTTTCTACAAATATGTAGGTGTTTACATTTTGTGAGAGACAGCGATGCCCCCGAAGTTTGGCACCAAGTGTCAATGTTTTCAAATAGATTGTCTAGTTTTATTgtactttgtttttctttattgagATCAACTAATATATTGTAGTCGTCTGCGTATGCGGTGaagttaatatttttgtgCCTTGCTATTAACTCAGAGAGACTATTAAACGCTGTTAGAAACAGTATAACCGATAGTGGTGATCCTTGTGGAATACCGTTCCGAAGAGGCTTgcaatttgaataatttttattgaCGCACACTCTGATTTGCCTATTGGCCATGAagtttttaatgaattttattATTGTAGGGCCACATTgccatttttttaattgattaatAATGGTGTGGACTCCGACTTTATCAAACGCTTTGGCAAAATCTAACGAGACAAGTGATATGTGTCTTTTTGCTGAAAGGGATCTACTGATCAGAGCGTCTACAAGGAGTAGACAATCGGCAGTTGATCTTCCTTTTTGGAAGCCTAGTTGATGGCTGTTAAGTAGTTTGTTTGTTGTGACAAACCACCATAGCCGCTTTGAAATTATCTTGTCCAGGACTTTTCCGATACATGAGTTTGGGGATATGGGTCTGTATGCTTCTATTGTAGTTTTGTCTTGTCCCGGCTTTAAAACTGGTATTATTGTGCTGATTTTATAAATCTGTGGGATATGTGTTTGTAGGATGCGGTTGAATAGAGTGACGATTCTAGTTTTAAGTGGTGTTGATACATGTTGAATCATGCAGTAATTGATTTTGTCGAAACCTGGTGTATGTCCTTTAAGGCTGTTAAGTGCTGATGCGAATTCTAAGAAGCCTATCTCTTGTTCCATGAATTTGGCAGAGTTGTGTGGTGGGCTATAGGTGTGGGtagtatttgttttttgttttgcttctaCAAATGCAGAGGTGAATAGTTGGTCCTCTGATTGTCTAGACCAGTGGTTCGCAAAGGATGTTGCTATTTCTCCTGCGTCCGAATTCAATGTATTTGTGGTCGTGTCCTGCATGCAGTGGATTTGGGAAGATTTGTGGAGTCCGTTAAGTCTTCTTATTTTATTCCATATTGTTTCGGTGGTAGATCTAGGGGAAATGTCAGAGGTAAATTCATGTACACTTCGAGCTTTGCTCTCTCTAATTAATCTACGAAGTTGAgcattaagttttttatatcTGATGATATTCTCTGTAGTCATGTCTCGATTAAGGGCTTTCCATgctagtatttttttttccctaCTGTTAGCTATTTCCTTGTTCCACCAAGGTACGTTGTATTGACGTTTGGGTGGTTTACAGAGGGGGATACTTTTGTATGCGCTTTGTAGGATAATTTTGTTGATGTTACTGGCTTCCTTATTAACATTTGGGGATATTGTTGTTATATTGTTAAGCTCGTCAGTCAGTCTTTCGAATTTATCccaatttgcttgttttgttaaaaatcTTTGTGTGTATCGTGTGTGAGTTTTGTATTGATCGTTCGAGAACATTTTTATGGTGATAGGGAAGTGATCACTTCCTTCGAGAGTGTCGCTGATGCTGAAGTCGCAGTTTATTTTAAGTTCTGCTGAGCAGAATGCAAGGTCTATGTGCGTGAATGTGTTGTGAGTAGAGAAGTGTGTGGGTTGACCATTGTTTAGGATGATATTGTTGTGGTCGTGAATAAATTTGGCTAAAATTTTACCTCTGCGATTGCTAGAAGGTGAGCCCCAGTAACTGTTCCAACTGTTAAAGTCTCCTGTATAAAGGGTTGGGGTGCTTGTATTTGGGAATGCTGTTTCAAGGTCTaccaaagaaaatttttgattagGGGGTATATAGGCGGCAACAATATAAAACTTTTTTGCTGAGTGAATTTCGACTGTGATGGCATCAAATGATTGGCCGACGGAAATCAGTTTATGTTGAATTGACTTATGCACTAAAATAGCCACGCCGCCCTTTGATGTGGAGCAGGTAGTGTGGTGCATTGAAAAATTAGTTGGAATTGGAACTTGACTCAAGTTAGTTAGGTGGGTTTCTTGTAAAGAAATTATCTTTggcttgaaccgatttatgAGGATTAAGAGCTCGTTGTAATTGTTTGAATACCCATTGAGGTTCCATTGCAAAATTGTTAGTGTCATGTTAAGTTTATAGAGTGATTAGATGTAGTGCTAGTTTAGATTTAGATCTTAAATTTTGACGTTGTTAGATTTTATGAGAGTTTTCAAAGAATTTGGAGACGGGTTAGTGTTCTTAGACTTAGTCATGCTTCTTGTTATGATACGTTTCGATCTATTAGATATATTATGTGGGAGTATGCTAGGGTTTTTAGACTTGCTGCTTGAATCGGCAATTTATGCAACTTGGCTCTTTGTCGCATATCTCTTCTGTTAAAGTATCAATATGTTCGTCTTGGCTACAATTGTTGCAGgtagttttgttgttgcattttgcGGCGGTATGGCCCATTCGTAAGCATTTGTTGCATCGCAATGGCTGGGGAATGTATGTGCGTACCTTTACTTTTTCATATCCAATGTAAAGATGCTCTGGTAGATTGTGGAGGGCAAATGTAATAATTACGATGCCAGTTTCAGTAAGTACTCCATATTTTTttgaaagaattttttttatttcttggaCTTTTTGATCTTTTAAGTTCTCTAGGATGGTGTCTTCGTCTATACCTCTTAGCTCGTTAGAGTAGATTACGCCTTTAGTAACGTTTAAGGCTTTGTGCTCCTCTACTTTTATTGGGATGTCGTTTGGCATAACATTGAGCTTCAGTAGTTTGCTTGTTTGTGCTGGGTTTTTGGTTTGGACTAAAAGATTACCATCACGAGTTTTTTTGCACAGTTCAACTTCTCCTCCACAGGTATaatcaattgttttttttattatgaaGGGAGAAATGTTTGTCATATTTCCGTTGTCAGTTCGCGAAATGGTTAGAAATTTGCCATCACCAGACGGCGGATGTTTTCTCCAAATGACCGGTGGCTCAGTCATATTGCTGGTTTTGCTGTAAAGCTGCACCGTTACTTTTTGATTCTTACACGTAAACAGTTATGTGTGTCCAAAAATAGAttatgttgtttgttgttgttgtattttttctgACTTTGCTTTGTGCTTTGAGTGTTTATTGTCACCGAAAGTATGCCCTACCGCAATGAGAGTCACAATTCAActgtttattatattatattttattatattatataatattatcacatatgtaaatttcatagcgatactccaatttttatgaaaatgtttcttctagagctgtatgatatagtggtccgatcctgataatAGGAGCAGATCATACTtgataataaaaagcacagaaaaaaaatttcagcccgatagctcttaagacggctaagtaaaacgcatacgcacggacggacagacggacatggctatatcgactcagcttctcatgctgatcaagaatatatatactttatggggtcggaaacgtctccgtttgtgcgttacaaacatctgaccaattttttaataccctctgcaagggtataaaaatatggCTAGATCAAACAAAACCATCTCTGGCATATTGAAATCCTCTCCTTCACCTTTGTTGATGCTTAGACCCCATGTTGACCAAATGATTTGACAATTGGCTTGAATGCCTAGGTGTCTGACAGCCGATACTCAAATAGACAAACTTTTGAATCTGGGGTGCAAATGAGGATGTAGGATGCGCAGCTGTTTGCAAAGCAAATTGAAGTTAATGCGGCTTTGAAATGGCAGCGACATTTAAACAAGCCAAGAACGGGAGTAGAGAACGGGAATGTGGCATGAAGCCTTTCCAATAACAAGCTCCAGCTAAGTCACAATGTGACGACAACTGTCAACATTTAAATAAGATTGATCgattggcattggcattgggGTTGACATCGGCTTTAACGTGGGcgttgccgttgtcgttgGGCTTTGCTGGCGTCTGGGTCCTGCCGGATTTCTCACGCGCTTTGATTTGCATAAAAGAGGATAGAAAATCTGCTGATTTGGGCAGCTTCACACTGTGTAGGAACTGGACAAATTGTTGGCACTTCCGTTTTGGCTTTGGCCAGTTGCCCAGTTGACCCGTTGTTTACTGTAGACCAGCAAACTGTGCTGTCTGCAGCCTGTTGCCGATGGGAGTTTGAGTGCATAACAAATCACTTAGCGGCTGTCACTCAATGGCCTAATCATGCTCGCCATGTGAGTCCAGGCAATCTTGGCTATAAAAATTCAGTCCAGCTCACTGGACGCATCAGTTGTTTGATAGCCTCTGCACTCGTCGCGGTCCTTGCTTAAGTAAGACGTCGACTCCAACCAGCAGCAACCAGAGTCGCTCGCAATCGTAAAAGTCAACTCATTCCCTAGCCCAGTTATGTGCAGACCGCGTCTATGCACTTTGGTGCTAATCGCGGCATCTTGTTACGCCCTCGCCATCAGCGGCAATGCCAAGGCCATGCAGGTAATAACCGAGGTGCGGAGAGGGGCACTGGAGTCActtaattagttttatttgcCGAGGAAAGTGCTTCATAACTTGCAGCTATATAATTTATGCCCGCAGCTAAAGTTGAAGCAAAAGCTGTTGTCTCTCAGAGCGACAATTTGGCGAAAGTTAGgtctgtgtgtttttttttgcaatttccTGGTTGTCATTGCCAATTGCTGCAACGTTAATTAAGTTGTCGCTGTTCGTATTGGTTAAGTAAATTCATTTGCACCCGGGGAAATGTCCTTAATGAGCTGATTACATATGCAGGTGTATGAATTGGTAACTATATGGAAACAAGAAGTGGTTGCCTTCTGTCGCGGTTTCGCAACTAAGTTGCTGACTATTGCAATAATCTCAGTCCCTGTCAAAGGACGCAAAGGACTACAGTGCAAAAACCTGTAATGTGCTTTAGTCTCAATACGAACAAAATCTTGATATTCTGTTAAATTTAACTTGAGAAAAGGATTTTCCTAAAGACTTATTTACGATTCGTACTGACTCGAGTAatacttttttaataattttgtactCTCCAGTTCAATACCAAATATcttaaaaatacaattatATTAACAGAATAACCTATTTTTTCTACGGCctttaataattatttggATCCTCATATTACCGCATTAGTTTGACAAGAAATTGTATATGCCATAAGTATTTTTGACTCCCAAACtgaatttctaaaaaaaagtaaagcatATTGTTAATAcacaaaatgtaattaaaaataacCTAGAAACGAttataagttttattttagtATTGAATCGATACAATTTTGATATATGACtcccaaagaaaaaaaatatattaatggTTTGTAGTTTCCTGCAGTATTGAATGCCtaataaatgtaaatgtaaaatcCTATTGGATTTTCATGAGAAACCTCTCATTGCAAAAGTCAATTCGGAAAAATCAGAGATACATAAAtccaatttgatttatttccccatattaaatataagaaatttatgaaattgagAGAAATCGTGAGAAATTGTTTAGAATTATTCGCTTGCAGGCAAACtcaaacacagacacacatatatatcctGTGTTATGGGCAAACTGCGATTTACAAGTCGATTTAAGCTGTTGGTATTTCAATCTACATTGAGTTGTCTAATCAAGCGGCACACGCTGCCAGCCAGGCTGTAAATTGAAACAATAAAGTGCTTGACTCGCACATTCACGACCATCACCCACCCACATAAACTTGTACACCTACACCAATACAGCAACACACCCACACTCAAACCCACACACATTacgttgtgtgtgtgtgcacggCACGTATACGCATAAATAGACAGCGTAAAAATAACTTAACACGTGTCGACAGTTTGAAAGCCGCCAAACCAGATATTGAAGGCTCCACACATCCTTGCAGAAATCCACACTCACGAGTGTTTCAAATGTATATTTTGATGCCTTAATTTTCCACCCTTCTCATTTTGGTTCCTATTCCTGTTGTGCGCTTTGTGTGCTTGGGGCACTTCATTTGTGCAGGGCACAAACAAACTGGATTTGCCAAATCGTATCAGTGGAGAGGGAAGGGGATCATCGTTCGGTACGCCGGCAACAGGAGCacgagcaggagcaggagcaggagcccTAGTGCCACAATCTAAGGAAACTCGCCAGAAACGGGCCATGGGCGAGTACAAGGAGTTAGTTGACATTATTGACGAGCTGGAGGAAAATAGTTTGGCTCAGAAGACTCAGAGTGTGGCGGTGCCTCCGCCGCAAACACAGGAATTTGACTTGGATACCATGCCGCCATTGACCTACTACCTGCTGTTGCAAAAGCTCAGGCAATGTAAGTCCCCATCTTGGCTAAGTCGAACCAAATCACGTTCAcgtcatcatcttcatcttcgTCTACGTCTCTTCtctatttttgcttttttcgaTTATCTCGACTGTCTTTCTAGTGCAAAGCAACGGCGAACCCGCTTATCGCGTGCGCACGCCACGCCTTGGCCGTAGCATTGACTTTCAACAATTGCTTGGCGAGGGAGGTGGTGCGGGAGCGGATGAGGCCAGCGGTGGCCAGTTCATGTCGCGCATGATAAAGAAATCGGTGCCATTCAAGCCTCGCCTGGGCAAACGTGCTCTAATGTGCGGCGAGGACTGAGTCACGGCAAGGACACGACCACGAGCCGACAAGCCCTAGGACAAGGTTGAGGACACTTGGTCATTAAGTTATCCATTCGGCTCTGACCCCCAACTCGACCCCGCTCCCACCCATTGCCTAACGAAGCTACGCATATGCTTTTTCTATATCTAGTTATAATCATATTTTTTAGAGGATCTAAGCATGTACATAAACAACCACTATTCATATGTATACTTACATACGAGCATACAAACAAACTTACTTGTAGATATATGAATATTTGAACATACTCTGTAGCCCCAGATATTGAACACGCAaaccaaataaacaaaatggcaaagaTTACAGCAGATTTATTGGccgcaggagcagcagcagcaaccactTCGCTCTTTGTTTATGCATTTTCATTGttgcaaatgcaaattaatgaaattttcataAGCTGCGATAAAATGCGTAAATTGAGAATTGTACGGTGGCAGCTGCATGACGTTCGGACGGACAACACGGAACAGGCGGAGTGGTGCTATGATGACCGACAAACATAACCATCATAGGCGTGGCAGTTGCAGCTGTGTTCTGTCATATGTGTATAAAATCTCATATTCCGCGGTCCTACTCGTGTTGGCCAAAAGCTTTTGGTTTCATTCAGCATGATGAAGCATAAAAATTTTCTCTCAACAATTTCCACAATTTTCGTGTTCTGGTTACTTTTGGGAGCTCATGGGAGCTAGTGGGTGAAGGCAACGCACCAACTGAAAAGTCAGagatgtttttatttttttaaccactcacacaaacatatttgttttaattgaatttaacaaTTTGAGTTTAACAATATAATGTATACCAAATTCAACATGGTTAGCAGGACCTTATTGTTTCGAATTAATAATGGAAAAAGTACACGAATTTTCGTGTAGctatgtattaaaaatttatattgaaattggttaaattcaatttatgaaatatttaGTATTTACTATCACTGACAGCAGATCGcacattttattaaatttaccAGTTGGTGCCGTATTAAATGCATGAATAACTTATTTATGACTTAGTCCTTTTCCATGGACATCGATTTATACCAAAACGAGTTTTTCGTAAATGATGGGACAAGTCCTTGTTATAGATGCGTGTACATTAGGGGTGTTCTTATttttaatgaagtaagtaagtcgtctcgccgacttaggtataccatacaccagtaaagcaaacatttcaactttattaaacaaatgcattttcacatgctttttacaagcatatcttagtatctcgctcactcaatcatacgagctcCCTAGCGCccccttatggaaaaacgtttatatgcataactcgactgttttttgtccgattttgatcaaatttggtattttgctagatattagtattaaatttaagtgtgccaaattgcataaggtaaaaaaatacgggagatattcaagtttttcaaattacgggggcggaaaagggcgtggcaaaatttttatacatacaaaatgtgtgcatttactaagcgaatatacataccaaatatggtgtctctagctggaacagtttttgagataaacgctttttttttaattgcgtgagcggaaaggggcgtggaaaaaatatgaaataaacttgatcactctacatactacacgagtctacataccaaatttggtggctctagctcttacagtctccgagatctaggtgttcatacggacagacggacggacggacagacggacacggctagatcgactcggttgttgatcctgatcaagaatatactttgtggggtcggagatgcttccttctgcctgttacatacattttggcgactttaatataccatttcaccctatgggtgtatggtataaaaatttgaaattcacCAAGTGCGAGGCAATTTTTTTCCCTTCAagtctaaaaaaaaatctcaaaaaaatttGGGGCCAATTGGATAATGTTTAACGAGCGCGGAAGTCCCCTAAAGTTTTCAGTGTGATGCTCCCATATAAGCATGCCATACAAATGTCATAAGAGTGAGCGAGACGGCATGCTATGAAATAAATGTAGTACATTGTCAACACTATTGATGTtatattacaaaaagaaaagaaacttaGAATCAAATGTTTCTTAATTAATGGCTTTAACCTAAATTTTTCTTATTACCAATgactatgtacatatgtacaagcATTAATAAGatatcaaaaattttagtAATCTTTAATCGATTTTATCCATTGTTCGGAATGAATATTCTCAAAGGATTTAGTGGCAGACTTGTTTCTGACAAGAAACCGAATAACGCATACATAAACTCATGGTTAAAATAATAAGTAAAGACATAAGACTCCCATCTAGTCCAAAATATTCCAGTCTAGAA is a window encoding:
- the LOC6651499 gene encoding protein hugin, with translation MCRPRLCTLVLIAASCYALAISGNAKAMQGTNKLDLPNRISGEGRGSSFGTPATGARAGAGAGALVPQSKETRQKRAMGEYKELVDIIDELEENSLAQKTQSVAVPPPQTQEFDLDTMPPLTYYLLLQKLRQLQSNGEPAYRVRTPRLGRSIDFQQLLGEGGGAGADEASGGQFMSRMIKKSVPFKPRLGKRALMCGED